Genomic window (Aureibacillus halotolerans):
CACCCTAGATGAATTTAATTTCGTGCTTTTGCGTCAAGTATGTCCCAGGCTCTTGTAAAAAAATGCTTTTTCCCTTGGCAGGATGTAACGTTTCATGTAAATGCTGGTTGCCCGTGTATGTCGAATGCTGTAAGCTAGAAGGGTGTACCCATGGCTGATTCTAAGAGCTGTAACATAGGGTAAAGCAGTTACGAACAATGAATCTATGAAAAAGGGAGAAAAGTATATGTCAAATCATCGTTTCTTAGCAAGTGCCGTCAGCGTTGCCGCTGTGGCCTCTATTGCCCTTCCTGGCGTCTCTCAAGCAGCGGAATTTACTGACTTAACCTCATCAAATGGTCATTATGACGATATTATGGCATTGGTTGAACGTGGTGTCATTACGGGCTTTCCAGATGGCACGTTTCAACCACAGGCTTCTCTCACACGAGCGCAAGCCGCAGTGATGTTCACAAGGGCCCTTGATCTACAAGTACCAGATGATGCTAACGAGTTGTTAGAAGCTTTTAATGACATCCCTGGTGATGCGTATTACAACGATGAAGTCGCCGCTCTTGTGGCTAGTGGAATCTCTAAAGGCTATGGCGATTATTATGCACCTGAAGCATCGTTAAGCCGTGAAGAAATGGCAACACTTCTCGTGAGGGCATTTGATCTACAACCAATAGAAGGCGTGAACGTGTCTTTATCAGATCTCGCCTCTGTGCAAGACGTACATAGAGAGAATGTTGAAATCCTTTATCAGAATGAATTGACGAAAGGCAAAGGCGACGGTTCTTATGGACCTCAGGATGAAGTGACTAGAGGTCAGTTTTCTGCCTTCATCGTCCGCGGTCTTGAGAATGCGGGAGCACTTGAAGATCTCGACATTGAATCTGTTGATGATGTAACAATTCATGCTGGAGAATCCCTTTCTTTGCCAGAAACACTTGAGGTGACAACGGTCAATGGTGAAACAACCTCAGTTGATGTCACTTGGGATTTAAGCAACTTTGATGCCAATGTGGAAGGCGATTACACAATCTATGGTACATTAGCTGGCTACAACCAAAAAGCTGAGGTTGACGTAACGGTAGAAAATCAGCCGTTGCAGGTTGAAGGCGTTGATATGGAAAACCTTAAGCAAATCATCGTTGAGTTAAACCATAGTGGGTACTCAAAAGCCATTGTTGAAAACGTGAATTATTATACGTACGAAGACAAGAATGGGGACAAAGGCGAATTATTGGACGCTACAGCGGTAGAGGATCAGGTCATTCTAACGTTAAGAGATACGTTTGATGATGAAGGTTACTTGCGAATCGACGAAGCCATTGATGGTGAAGAGAAGGAGTTTGAGCTTTCGTTTACGGATACGACACCGCCGGAGGTCGTTGAGATTTTGCCTGTAAGTGAAGACACAATCAAAGTGATCTTTTCCGAGCCGATGGATACTGGTGTTGCAAACGGCGAACGAGTAACCAACCGCGACATTGAGGATTCGTTTGACATTGACGATGAGAGCCATCGTGTTTCTGAAATTCAATCCTTCAGCTATGGACAAGAACTCAATGTGACGTTCAATAAAGACCTAGATGAAGGCGATTATACGTTAAACATTGGTCGTGGCATTAAAGATTATTTTGGGTTTGTTGTTGACGAGGATAGCTTTAATTTTGAGATGGACTATGACACGACTGATCCTGTGGTTACAGAGATTAAAGACATCTATCCAACGACAGCCACGCTTGTGTTTGATAGCGATGTGGAGTTGTCTAGCAATGCGCACAATGACTTTCATCACACGAAGTCGTCCATCGATGCGACGGACGCGATCGTTAAAAATGGTAATGAAGTTGTCTTGACGTTTGCGGAGGATGAAACGCTTCCTGAAGAAGGCGAAATCATTATTGACGCAAATGCATTAGAGGACCATTGGGGCAACGAAAATAAGAGTGATACCCTCGACTATACGATGGTCGACAACAATGAGGCGCCTGAAATTGCATCTGTGACTATGTTGGAGGAAACTGACACGACGGATCGTTATGTCACGCTTGACGTACAGTTTTCTGAGCCTGTGTTAAAAGAGCATGCCAACGAAAAGAGCAACTATGAGATCACAGGTGACGATGGGAAAACAATCGAAATTAAAAGCATTTCTCATCAAAACCAACAAGTCACCATCGTTCTTGATGCACGCTATGGCGATTTTTCACCACAGGACTATACGCTTTATGTCGATGAGATTGAAGATCTATTTGGAGAAACGAATGACCAATTATCCTACACGTTTAACGCTGGTAGTGTGGCTGCACCGAGCGCCTTTAAAGCCAATGTGTTAACAACAGACGATGACGAGGTTCGCTTTGTCGTTGACTTTGGCCGTGAAATGCAGGATACCGGGGCAAATGGCATAGAACAATTAAACCTCTATGAGCTTCGTTATCAAAACACCTCCATCTTGCTTCATCAATTGGATGAGCTTCGTGGAATAACGGTAGATATTAATACGTATGATCAACAAACACAAGCAGAAATCGTGATTGAGCGTGATAGTGCATCTACAGGAGAGTGGGATCGCTTTTTTGATGATGTTCAATACGTAGCTGAAAAAGGTACCTTGGACGACCTTTCCCTTCTTGTTGGACGAGTAGCAGACAAAAATGGAGTTCAAACGGTCAATTTTTCAAATGACATTACACTCAGTGCATCCAACACATTTGGTGCAAAAGAAGACAACATCCGTGCGACAGAACTGGATGAGCTACGCATTGAACTTTCGAGCATTGTCTATGATTTTGATGATGATGATTTCATTGTGTATGCGGACGAGAACAACAATGGGTCGCTTGATTCCAACGACACTGAGCTTGACGCCTCATTCGATTATGATGAAGATGACGATCGTCCATATATCTATGTGTATCTTGATGACGAGTTAGATAGTGACATGACGTATGATGGCCATCGTGTATATGTCACTACGGTTGATCGTGATGATGTAAATACAACAAACCGATATGGACAAACTATACTGCTCGATCACATACGTGTGATTGATGGGATCGCGTCACAGGTTGAAACATCTGATGGCGAAGAGCATGTCTACGTTCATGAATTAAAAGGAGAAGAAGACAAAGCCGTCGTGTCTCTTGAGTTTACAACAGATATTGACGACCGTTCTGTCAATTACTTGTCATTCACAATCTCGAATGATCGGTATTCAGTAGAAGAAGCATCAGTCAATGGTGATAGAGTTTACCTTGTAGTTGATTTGAACGGGGATACTGTGGAGGACCTTGTTGGCGAGTACGTTGAGCAACGAGCACCAATTGCGGATGAGAACGAAAATACGATTGAAGACCTTGAGCTTCGAATCAATGATGTACAAGGCGACCTTTCAGAAAATCAACTATAAGATCAAAAAAACGCGATGAGCTTAACTTTCTGCTCATCGCGTTTTTTTATTGTTCGTTTTCTTCAGAAGCATCATTGTCCTGCTCCAACGTTTCTTCTTGCTCTTCGGAGGCAGGTGTCGAGCTATCAGGTACATCTGTTGACGAGTCGGTATCGCTTGCATTCTCATCTTCAGTGGATACGTCACTGTCCTCAGAAGTATCAGATTCGCTGGATTCCCCAGTCACTGTATTAGACCACGGCGATTGGTTGCCTGCAATGTCGATGGCTACAACGTTGTAATCACCGCTTCCAGCAGAGATGCTCTGTTGATGAGCTGGCACAGTAGCAATCCGTTGGCCGTTTCTATAAACATAGTATCCAACAACATCTGTGTCACTTGTACTCCAGCTGATGGCACTTCCTGAATGATTCACAAATACCGGAGCTGGTGCTCTGCCATTTTCAATAGCGCTCCCACTACGAGGCGTTAACAGGTTAAGGTTTCCTGAAAGGAGCTGTTTTGGGTTTTCGACTTGATCATACCCCGATTGTTGGATAAAGGCAGGGTTTAGCATCGCTCCATACCGAGTAAATGCACTTGGTGTTCCGCTTAAGGCAGAATAAGGCGTCCCTTGAATGCTGACGTATTCTCCTTGTATAAAGCTGTTATCCCGTTCAGTAGGGACATATTTTGCGTTAAATAAGTCAGTTGTGACTAAACCCGCTTGTTGGCAAAGCTCAGATGGAAGCTTGCCTGAAATGCCACAAAAGGTGAGCTGTACAACACCATCCGGTCTTTCAAAAGAGCCACCAGTCACAAGCTCAGGATTTACGTCATAAGCAACGTTCATTAGTTCAGCCCAGAGCTTTATGTTTCTTGACCCATAAGAGTAACCTTGATAGGAAACTTCCAATGGCTTTGGCGTATCATAGCCCATCCAAACGCCAAATGTGACCTTTGGATTTGTCGCAACAAACCATGCGTCGTTGTAATTTTGTGAGGTCCCTGTTTTTCCGGCCCATTCGGACTGGAAGTTTAAAAAGCCTGGCAAGCTAACGGCCGTACCGCCTGAAATGACATCTTCAAGCATTGAGAGCATCATAAAATTCGTCTGCGGTGAGAAAACATCAACAGTTGTTGTTTCATGCTCATATACAGTTTCATTGTCTTTGGAAACAATTTTCTCGATGAGATACGCATCGGTAAATTTGCCTTGATTGCCAAAGGTGGAAAAGGCATTGACATTTTCTTCGACGGTTATGCCTTTTGTTAAAGCACCTAAAGCCATCGAATAGTTCGATTTGTCCCCAGGTACAAGGGAAGTGACACCCATCTTTTCAAGATAAGTGGTTGGTTGGTGTCCACTTTTTAGCATATCGACATATAGCTTGGCGGCAGGAATATTGTAAGAGCTGGCGAGTGCTCGACGTGCGGAAGTGAGCCCATGATAACCACCACCGTAATTACTAGGACTCCAAATGTCGCTACCTGCTCGTATGCTGTATTTCACATCTGCAATGAGTGTGCCAGGCTGAGCAACACCTAACTCAAGCGCTGGTGCATAGACGAGCAATGGCTTCATCGTTGACCCGTTTGAACGGAGCGCACTAGTCGCATGATTTTGCGCTTGTCTCTCATGATCTCGTCCTGCCACAAAGCTTAAAATCCGCCCGGTGCTGTTTTCAATTAGCATAGCACCTGTTTCTACAGGCTCCATTTCTGTAATTTCTTCTCCTGTATCTGGGTCAATGATGGTTTCTGGTTTTTCTGATCCATAGAGGGTAAATTGATTTTTCACGTCCTGCATCCGGTCGTACATATCCTTCTGAATCGTTGTATGAATCGTATAGCCATTTTTGTGAAGAGCTGTTTGCGCTTCATCATAATACGAGTTAAACAATTCATTATCTGCCTGTAAGGTTTCCTTGGATACACCATCTTCTGCAGCGAGCTGTTCTAAAAGAATTACTTTCGCCCTTTTCTCAATTTCCACAGTGAGCCACGGGTATTCTTGATTCGGAAGCGATCCTGGTGATGTGAAATCTGCTGTTACATCGTAGGCCAATGCGTCTTCATAAGCTTGCTCATCAATGATGTTCGTTTCAAACATCCGACTGAGAACAAGGTGCATTTTATCTATGCTTGGTGACAAATCTGGTTTTACTTCCCCAAAGTTCGTAAAAGGCGTAAACCTTGATGGACTCTGTGGCAAACCAGCAATATAAGCAGATTGGGCAAGGTTTAGTTCGGAGGCGTCAATTCCGAAGATGCCTCGTGCGGCCGTTTGTACGCCAGCAATATTACGTCCTGCGGCGTCTCTGCCGAATGGAACGATGTTTAAATACGCTTCAATAATATCTTCCTTTTTAAAGTATCTCTCAAGACGCATGGCAAGCAAGATTTCTTTTGCCTTGCGGTCGAACGACACCTCGTTCGTCAGAATTTGATTTTTAATAATTTGCTGTGTGAGTGTGCTACCACCTGAGCGATTGTCAGCGTTTGTTAGCTCCTGATAAACTGCTCGCATGACTGCTTTTGGAACAACTCCGTGATGTTCATGGAAAAGCTGATCCTCCGTAGCAATGATTGCATCGACAACAAATGGGGATACGTCCTCTAGATCAACCTCTTCACGATACAAATCCGAGCTGAGTTTTCCGAGATAATCGTTATTCGCAAAGTAAAGCTGTGTCGTTTCATTGTAATTATAAAGGTCTGTTTTCATGCTTTCATAGTCGCGAATTGGTTCATCTTTTACGAGAGCAGCGAAATACCCTGCACCGACGCCCCCAGCGAAAGCAAAGACAACAATGCAGGTCATGAAAAAGAGCAACAGTAAGTTCCAGCCAACTTTGTATGTAATTCGAGTGCTTGCAAGGATTCGTTGTGTCTTTACGTTCTTAAGAATATTCGAGAGCCATTCCTTGAATTGGCGCCATTGATCAGCCATTCTCACCCTCCTTTCTAAATCAGCACTATTATAGCATAAAACCATTGAAGTCTATAGAGTGAAAAGGCAAAAATAGACAACTCTCGTCCTTCTTTGCGTCCCACGAATAAAGCATTTATTGACAAACAAAACGTCATATGCTAAAACTATTCCTATCACATATACGTTATAGCGATGATGGGAAACAGTAGCTTTTGTCATGCGGAAAAATTAGAGAGTCGATGGCTGGTGAAAATCGACCCGCTGCAATTAGTGAATTACATTCTCGGATGCTCTTTTTGCGAACGCTGTTTAAGCATGAGTAAAAAGCGGGACCCTTCGTTACAGGGAAGAGAGGAAGCGTTTGTCTTCAAACAAGGTGGTACCGCGGTGCAATGTCATCGTCCTTGGCTGAAGAAGAGGGCTTTTTTACGTTGTGCATTTTTCTATGGTGTGTCTTAGAACTCAGAAGTGAGCAAATGTTGCCGAATTTTAGTTCCAACCAAGGCGCTTGTCCGCAGGCGTACCGGGCGTGCGTCAAGGAAAAGGAACGCAGGTGGGAACAAAAAGGCGGTGACAGATGCCTCTGAGCGTGTTTTAAGACACGCCCTAAATACACGAGCTAAAGGATGAGTCAAATGAGTGAATTAGTGAAGGATTTAGAGGCGAGAGGGTTAATCCACCAATCCACTGATGTGGACGTACTAACAAAACAACTTGAAGAAGAATCGCTTTCATTGTATTGCGGGTTTGATGCGACAGCAGATAGCCTGCATATCGGTCATCTTTTGCCACTGTTAACGTTGCGTAGGTTTCAAAATGCGGGCCATCGACCTGTTGCCCTCGTAGGAGGAGGCACGGGACTTATTGGTGACCCGAGCGGAAGATCTGAGGAACGGTCCCTGAACCCTGCGGAGACTGTTCAGCAATGGGCGGATAAAATTAAGGATCAAATTGGGACCATTATCGATTTTAACGATGATGCTCATCCAGCTGTCATGGCAAACAATTACGAGTGGCTTGGTGAATTAGAGGTCATTCCATTTCTGAGAGATATCGGGAAGCATTTCAGCATTAACTATATGCTTGCCAAAGACTCCGTGGATTCGAGATTAGAAAAAGGCTTGTCTTACACAGAATTTAGTTACATGATTTTACAGTCCTATGATTTTATGAATTTGTACAAAACCTACAATTGCAAGCTACAAATTGGCGGAAGTGATCAGTGGGGCAACATAACAGCGGGGATTGAGCTTATTCGTCGAACATTAGGGAAGTCGGATGTCCACGGTGTCACAATGCCTTTGATTACGAAAAGTGATGGCTCTAAGTTTGGGAAAACGGCAGGCGGAGCAGTATGGTTGGATGGAGAGAAAACAACACCTTATGAGTTTTATCAGTTTTGGTTGAACACAGATGATCGAGATGTCATTAAATTTCTGAAAAGCTTTACGTTTATTTCGCTTGAAGACATTAAAGCGTTACAAACCGAGATGGAAAAAGCACCAGAGGAACGAAAAGCGCAACGTAGCTTGGCTGAAGAAATGACAAACATGATTCATGGCGAAAAAGCGCTCCAGCAAGCGATTCATATTTCAAAAGCATTGTTTGGCGGAGGATCACTAAGTGACTTATCCGGTGATGAAATTCGTCAAGGTTTTAAAGATGTTCCTTCTGCGTCATGGACGAAGCAGGAATTGCCGCTTGTCGATATGCTTGTTGAATGTGGAGTCTCTCCTTCAAAACGCCAGGCGCGTGAGGATATTCAAAATGGTGCGATTTCCATTAATGGCGAGAAGAAAACAGATGTGCAGCTGCAGCTAAGTGATGATGATAAACTGGATGGCACATTTGTGATTGTCCGACGAGGGAAGAAGAAATACGTCTTGATTGAATGTGTGTAATGGCTAAAATGAGAGCATCATGCGGAGCAAATTATTGTTTCGCACGGTGTTTTTTTATTTGCGTT
Coding sequences:
- a CDS encoding S-layer homology domain-containing protein, which gives rise to MSNHRFLASAVSVAAVASIALPGVSQAAEFTDLTSSNGHYDDIMALVERGVITGFPDGTFQPQASLTRAQAAVMFTRALDLQVPDDANELLEAFNDIPGDAYYNDEVAALVASGISKGYGDYYAPEASLSREEMATLLVRAFDLQPIEGVNVSLSDLASVQDVHRENVEILYQNELTKGKGDGSYGPQDEVTRGQFSAFIVRGLENAGALEDLDIESVDDVTIHAGESLSLPETLEVTTVNGETTSVDVTWDLSNFDANVEGDYTIYGTLAGYNQKAEVDVTVENQPLQVEGVDMENLKQIIVELNHSGYSKAIVENVNYYTYEDKNGDKGELLDATAVEDQVILTLRDTFDDEGYLRIDEAIDGEEKEFELSFTDTTPPEVVEILPVSEDTIKVIFSEPMDTGVANGERVTNRDIEDSFDIDDESHRVSEIQSFSYGQELNVTFNKDLDEGDYTLNIGRGIKDYFGFVVDEDSFNFEMDYDTTDPVVTEIKDIYPTTATLVFDSDVELSSNAHNDFHHTKSSIDATDAIVKNGNEVVLTFAEDETLPEEGEIIIDANALEDHWGNENKSDTLDYTMVDNNEAPEIASVTMLEETDTTDRYVTLDVQFSEPVLKEHANEKSNYEITGDDGKTIEIKSISHQNQQVTIVLDARYGDFSPQDYTLYVDEIEDLFGETNDQLSYTFNAGSVAAPSAFKANVLTTDDDEVRFVVDFGREMQDTGANGIEQLNLYELRYQNTSILLHQLDELRGITVDINTYDQQTQAEIVIERDSASTGEWDRFFDDVQYVAEKGTLDDLSLLVGRVADKNGVQTVNFSNDITLSASNTFGAKEDNIRATELDELRIELSSIVYDFDDDDFIVYADENNNGSLDSNDTELDASFDYDEDDDRPYIYVYLDDELDSDMTYDGHRVYVTTVDRDDVNTTNRYGQTILLDHIRVIDGIASQVETSDGEEHVYVHELKGEEDKAVVSLEFTTDIDDRSVNYLSFTISNDRYSVEEASVNGDRVYLVVDLNGDTVEDLVGEYVEQRAPIADENENTIEDLELRINDVQGDLSENQL
- a CDS encoding transglycosylase domain-containing protein, whose product is MADQWRQFKEWLSNILKNVKTQRILASTRITYKVGWNLLLLFFMTCIVVFAFAGGVGAGYFAALVKDEPIRDYESMKTDLYNYNETTQLYFANNDYLGKLSSDLYREEVDLEDVSPFVVDAIIATEDQLFHEHHGVVPKAVMRAVYQELTNADNRSGGSTLTQQIIKNQILTNEVSFDRKAKEILLAMRLERYFKKEDIIEAYLNIVPFGRDAAGRNIAGVQTAARGIFGIDASELNLAQSAYIAGLPQSPSRFTPFTNFGEVKPDLSPSIDKMHLVLSRMFETNIIDEQAYEDALAYDVTADFTSPGSLPNQEYPWLTVEIEKRAKVILLEQLAAEDGVSKETLQADNELFNSYYDEAQTALHKNGYTIHTTIQKDMYDRMQDVKNQFTLYGSEKPETIIDPDTGEEITEMEPVETGAMLIENSTGRILSFVAGRDHERQAQNHATSALRSNGSTMKPLLVYAPALELGVAQPGTLIADVKYSIRAGSDIWSPSNYGGGYHGLTSARRALASSYNIPAAKLYVDMLKSGHQPTTYLEKMGVTSLVPGDKSNYSMALGALTKGITVEENVNAFSTFGNQGKFTDAYLIEKIVSKDNETVYEHETTTVDVFSPQTNFMMLSMLEDVISGGTAVSLPGFLNFQSEWAGKTGTSQNYNDAWFVATNPKVTFGVWMGYDTPKPLEVSYQGYSYGSRNIKLWAELMNVAYDVNPELVTGGSFERPDGVVQLTFCGISGKLPSELCQQAGLVTTDLFNAKYVPTERDNSFIQGEYVSIQGTPYSALSGTPSAFTRYGAMLNPAFIQQSGYDQVENPKQLLSGNLNLLTPRSGSAIENGRAPAPVFVNHSGSAISWSTSDTDVVGYYVYRNGQRIATVPAHQQSISAGSGDYNVVAIDIAGNQSPWSNTVTGESSESDTSEDSDVSTEDENASDTDSSTDVPDSSTPASEEQEETLEQDNDASEENEQ
- the tyrS gene encoding tyrosine--tRNA ligase, translating into MSELVKDLEARGLIHQSTDVDVLTKQLEEESLSLYCGFDATADSLHIGHLLPLLTLRRFQNAGHRPVALVGGGTGLIGDPSGRSEERSLNPAETVQQWADKIKDQIGTIIDFNDDAHPAVMANNYEWLGELEVIPFLRDIGKHFSINYMLAKDSVDSRLEKGLSYTEFSYMILQSYDFMNLYKTYNCKLQIGGSDQWGNITAGIELIRRTLGKSDVHGVTMPLITKSDGSKFGKTAGGAVWLDGEKTTPYEFYQFWLNTDDRDVIKFLKSFTFISLEDIKALQTEMEKAPEERKAQRSLAEEMTNMIHGEKALQQAIHISKALFGGGSLSDLSGDEIRQGFKDVPSASWTKQELPLVDMLVECGVSPSKRQAREDIQNGAISINGEKKTDVQLQLSDDDKLDGTFVIVRRGKKKYVLIECV